The window CCCCAGGCGCGGAGGCTGCCAGATCAACCTGCTTTGCGATGTGGTCCCGGATCCAATGCGCGTCCCACCACTCCTTGGGGTCGATCTGCACTCCATCGAGTTGCATGCTGAAGTGGATGTGGTCGCCGCCGGCAAGCCCGGTTTGGCCGCTCTTGCCCATGACCTGCCCGCGTTTGACCATGTCGCCTTCATGCACGGCAATCTCGCTCAAGTGGCCGTAAATAGACTGCAAGCCGTATCCGTGGTCCACGACGATGCAGTTGCCATAAATGCCGAGTGGCGCGGCATACACCACCCGTCCGTCGTTGCTCGCCTGCACTCCCACATGCTGCGTAATCGACAGGTCGTAACCAAGGTGCACCTGCTGGTCGATTTTCTTGCCCTGGTAAAAGTAATTCCGCACGTCGGCGAAGTTGGATTCCACCTTCGAGTTCGGCTGCTGCTGAAACGGTAGCGCCCACAGGAACCGCGCTTCCGTCTTCAAACGCAAGTCGGAAAGCGTCTTGTTGTTGGCGCGGCGCATTTCGCCGTTGATCTTCAGGAAGCGGGTCACCAGATCGCCCGAGCCATTGGGGTCGAGTTCGCCCACGGCCTTTTGTAAGAAGCGATCGTCCAACGGCAAGTCGCGTACGCGGTATCGGGGCTGCTCTTTCTTGGGGAACGAGAAGACCATTTGGCCGGTCACCTGATT is drawn from Terriglobia bacterium and contains these coding sequences:
- a CDS encoding M23 family metallopeptidase, whose amino-acid sequence is MRTIIIFIFLAAVAIIALLVLSVSPVLVLAPAVTVLGQATPVSVRVSDPHGVRRLAAYVEQNGARYQLAQQMQPARRILWQRHLSDATWDFAAGAKTTPQLKDGKARLLVEATSNDFRGSTVRLEREVTIVTQPPVLSVDSEQHYLYLGMADLVSFNLSGYSTEAGVKIGNLTFRSWPMPGGKPGFFSLFAFPWDAPAGTAPVVYATNPAGNQVTGQMVFSFPKKEQPRYRVRDLPLDDRFLQKAVGELDPNGSGDLVTRFLKINGEMRRANNKTLSDLRLKTEARFLWALPFQQQPNSKVESNFADVRNYFYQGKKIDQQVHLGYDLSITQHVGVQASNDGRVVYAAPLGIYGNCIVVDHGYGLQSIYGHLSEIAVHEGDMVKRGQVMGKSGQTGLAGGDHIHFSMQLDGVQIDPKEWWDAHWIRDHIAKQVDLAASAPGAK